In Alteracholeplasma palmae J233, a single genomic region encodes these proteins:
- a CDS encoding DUF4097 family beta strand repeat-containing protein: protein MKKKLLMITILFLAIGAFFTTFAFVIGAKPDDIVKVIIIDDKYTQQEEYVISNEIKNLNLDTTDRSYVIEKSNKNYSYIEYFLYESEENTVIKKDDNGELNFEIKNKAFLLFTTGFATKKVRTVKVYLLDDAINNLDVETSSGSIEIKNIVGIKNLDVSVDSGSTKLNNMTVNELTIDSTSGSINLENIRANKIQTKVDSGSTKMTHVKSEDLKTTSTSGSVYLTSNEIMNHEIVVISGSVKIKEARTDVGFDIKTTSGSIRIYGEKRKEVKDKLEIYPIKYQIKVTSGSVKVEK, encoded by the coding sequence ATGAAAAAGAAACTATTAATGATCACGATATTATTTCTTGCTATAGGAGCATTTTTTACGACTTTCGCTTTTGTTATAGGGGCTAAGCCAGACGATATTGTAAAGGTAATTATTATTGATGATAAATATACGCAACAAGAAGAATATGTTATTTCTAATGAAATCAAAAACCTTAATCTAGATACAACCGACAGATCATATGTTATTGAAAAGAGTAATAAAAACTATAGTTATATTGAATACTTCTTATATGAAAGCGAAGAAAATACTGTTATCAAAAAAGATGATAATGGTGAATTAAACTTTGAAATAAAAAATAAAGCCTTTTTACTATTTACTACAGGGTTTGCTACTAAAAAAGTACGCACAGTAAAGGTTTATTTATTAGATGATGCAATAAACAATTTGGATGTAGAAACCTCAAGTGGTTCTATAGAAATAAAAAACATAGTAGGAATTAAAAACTTGGATGTATCAGTAGATTCTGGTAGCACAAAGCTTAACAATATGACAGTAAACGAACTAACAATAGATTCAACAAGTGGTTCAATAAACCTAGAAAATATCCGTGCTAATAAAATACAGACCAAAGTTGATTCTGGCAGTACAAAAATGACTCATGTAAAATCAGAAGATCTTAAAACAACTTCAACAAGTGGTAGTGTTTATCTTACTTCAAATGAAATAATGAATCATGAAATTGTCGTTATAAGCGGAAGTGTTAAGATTAAAGAAGCAAGAACTGATGTTGGTTTTGATATTAAAACGACTTCAGGAAGCATCCGAATTTACGGAGAAAAACGTAAAGAAGTAAAAGATAAATTAGAAATTTATCCTATAAAATATCAAATCAAAGTAACAAGCGGTAGCGTTAAAGTAGAAAAATAA
- a CDS encoding aminotransferase class I/II-fold pyridoxal phosphate-dependent enzyme: MKKLNQLETPFFTKLKEYAESDTVPLDVPGHKLRNIEDDFLKYIGNNALRLDSNAPRGLDNLSKPKGVIKEAEALMADAFKATHAHFLVNGTTQGILAMIMATCRAKEKIILPRNVHKSVINALILSGAIPIFILPELDEDLGIANQISFSALEKTILEHPDAKAVFIINPTYFGVTADLEKIVNLAHENDMLVLVDEAHGAHFSFNDKLPLSAMEANADIASCSLHKTVGSLTQSSILLTKGDRIDQERLKSTLNMIQTTSPSSLLMASLDVSRKTIYQHGQKSFDHLLSMLDKTRENLNQIPNVKAFAKDYFIDRGYKDYDQTKLIIKVSEMGLTGFEVYQILSDVYHIQLELAETHLVLAVLSMGTRQEDLDRLTYALKELSDQHKGKEALEFEIIKRLPETYIRPRDAYHAPKKLVLLEEAIGEVSAESLMIYPPGIPLVIPGEIIDKQVIEDLNFYEKQGSVILSDTKAGYIKVVDKEEWEKWSEKDI, from the coding sequence ATGAAGAAGTTGAACCAATTAGAAACACCATTTTTTACTAAATTAAAAGAATATGCAGAAAGTGATACAGTTCCATTGGATGTACCTGGGCATAAACTTAGAAATATAGAAGATGATTTTTTAAAGTATATAGGAAATAATGCTTTAAGACTAGATAGTAATGCACCTAGAGGACTTGATAATTTAAGTAAACCTAAAGGAGTTATTAAAGAAGCAGAAGCTTTAATGGCTGATGCTTTTAAAGCAACCCATGCACACTTTCTAGTTAATGGGACAACACAAGGTATTTTAGCAATGATCATGGCAACATGTAGGGCAAAAGAAAAGATTATTTTACCCAGAAATGTTCATAAATCAGTAATTAATGCTTTAATATTATCTGGAGCGATACCTATTTTTATTTTACCAGAATTAGATGAAGATTTAGGAATAGCAAATCAAATCAGTTTTTCTGCTTTAGAAAAGACAATTCTAGAACACCCGGATGCTAAAGCAGTCTTTATTATTAACCCTACATATTTCGGAGTTACCGCAGATTTAGAAAAAATAGTCAACTTAGCACATGAAAATGATATGTTAGTGCTAGTAGATGAAGCACATGGCGCTCATTTTAGTTTTAATGATAAATTGCCATTAAGCGCAATGGAAGCTAATGCAGATATTGCATCATGCTCCTTACATAAAACAGTTGGTTCACTTACGCAAAGTTCTATTTTATTAACCAAAGGAGATAGAATAGATCAAGAAAGACTAAAGTCTACTTTGAATATGATTCAAACAACCTCACCTAGTTCACTTTTGATGGCTAGTTTAGATGTTAGTAGAAAAACAATATATCAACATGGACAAAAATCATTTGATCATTTACTTTCCATGCTAGATAAAACAAGAGAAAACTTAAATCAAATCCCCAATGTTAAAGCTTTTGCTAAAGATTACTTTATAGATAGAGGCTATAAAGACTATGATCAAACTAAACTCATTATAAAAGTATCTGAGATGGGATTAACAGGATTTGAAGTTTATCAGATTCTAAGTGACGTATATCACATACAACTAGAGCTTGCAGAAACACACTTAGTTTTAGCAGTTTTAAGTATGGGCACTAGACAAGAAGACTTAGATAGATTAACGTATGCGTTAAAAGAACTATCAGATCAGCACAAAGGAAAAGAAGCGTTAGAATTTGAAATCATCAAACGATTACCTGAAACATATATCAGACCAAGAGATGCATATCATGCCCCTAAAAAACTAGTTTTATTAGAAGAAGCAATTGGTGAAGTTTCAGCTGAATCTTTGATGATTTATCCACCAGGCATACCACTTGTTATTCCAGGAGAAATCATAGATAAACAAGTTATAGAAGATTTGAATTTTTATGAAAAACAAGGCTCTGTTATCTTAAGTGATACCAAGGCAGGTTATATTAAAGTAGTAGATAAAGAAGAATGGGAAAAATGGAGTGAAAAAGACATATGA
- a CDS encoding NUDIX hydrolase encodes MHNYIYTIAIIQYKDEILLQNRIKSPWNGMWNAIGGKKEKNESSLDCIVREINEETTLVIPKEMMIDKGIVTWGTEKDELRSGMHLYYTKLDDKNKIDIIKNNEGIYTWKRLEWILEKDNLGVAPNLKYILRNIYKNNKRYEYHCIFETKGLVDVIFKELGDNK; translated from the coding sequence ATGCACAACTATATATACACAATCGCAATCATACAATATAAAGACGAAATACTTTTACAAAATAGAATCAAATCACCTTGGAATGGCATGTGGAATGCTATTGGTGGTAAGAAAGAAAAAAATGAAAGCAGTCTTGACTGCATCGTAAGAGAGATCAACGAAGAAACAACTCTTGTTATTCCAAAAGAGATGATGATTGATAAAGGTATTGTGACATGGGGTACTGAAAAAGATGAACTCCGTTCAGGTATGCACCTTTACTATACAAAATTAGATGATAAAAACAAGATAGATATTATAAAGAATAATGAAGGTATTTATACTTGGAAAAGATTAGAGTGGATTTTAGAAAAGGATAATTTAGGGGTTGCTCCTAATTTAAAATATATTTTAAGAAATATTTATAAGAATAATAAAAGATATGAATATCACTGTATATTTGAAACAAAAGGGTTAGTAGATGTTATTTTTAAGGAATTAGGTGATAATAAGTGA
- a CDS encoding NAD(P)/FAD-dependent oxidoreductase — protein MYDCLIIGAGPAGMTAGIYAKRANLKVAVFEKMAPGGQIVNTAEIENYTGYTKMSGADLALKMFNHTQEIGVETIFEEVIEVIDNGKTKTVVTSDNRYETKTILIATGTVPRMLGVTNEESFANMGISWCAICDGPLYKEKNIAVIGGGNSAVEEAYYLSTLANHVTVIQNLATLTADKKAIDILAKAKNVTYKYNSKVIEFVGSLGQLEGILIENENKEQELIKVDGVFEYIGLIPVTKMFKSLGILDEYGYVLANEKMQTNVLGVFSAGDVNKKQIRQVVTATADGAIAVQNILKYLEEWE, from the coding sequence ATGTATGATTGTTTAATTATAGGTGCAGGACCTGCTGGAATGACAGCTGGCATCTATGCTAAAAGAGCAAACTTAAAAGTAGCAGTATTTGAAAAGATGGCACCAGGTGGTCAAATTGTTAATACTGCTGAAATTGAAAACTATACAGGTTATACAAAAATGAGTGGGGCAGATTTAGCTTTAAAAATGTTTAATCATACCCAAGAAATTGGCGTAGAAACTATTTTTGAAGAAGTGATTGAAGTCATAGACAATGGTAAAACTAAAACAGTTGTCACAAGTGATAATCGATATGAAACAAAAACAATACTGATTGCGACTGGAACAGTTCCTCGTATGCTAGGTGTTACTAATGAAGAAAGTTTTGCTAATATGGGTATTAGTTGGTGTGCTATTTGTGATGGTCCATTATATAAAGAAAAAAATATCGCAGTAATAGGTGGGGGAAATAGTGCAGTTGAAGAAGCTTACTATTTATCAACTCTTGCTAACCATGTCACTGTTATTCAAAATTTAGCTACATTAACTGCTGATAAAAAAGCAATTGATATTCTAGCAAAAGCTAAAAATGTTACATATAAATATAATTCTAAAGTGATAGAATTTGTTGGTAGTTTAGGACAATTAGAAGGTATTTTAATTGAAAATGAAAACAAAGAACAAGAATTAATTAAAGTTGATGGTGTATTTGAGTATATTGGATTAATTCCTGTAACAAAAATGTTTAAATCATTAGGAATATTAGATGAATATGGTTATGTTTTAGCTAATGAAAAAATGCAAACAAATGTACTTGGTGTTTTTTCAGCAGGTGATGTCAATAAAAAACAAATTAGACAAGTCGTGACTGCTACAGCAGATGGTGCGATTGCAGTTCAAAATATATTAAAGTATTTAGAAGAGTGGGAATAA
- the acpS gene encoding holo-ACP synthase, which translates to MDVKGIGIDLVEIQKIREIGLEKFKNRILSEKEILEYNLILNENRKETYLAGRFAAKEALFKAFKKGDLTANYKDFSILNDESNAPYVESKWTKDVKVLISISHTKEYATAFIIINTR; encoded by the coding sequence ATGGACGTTAAAGGCATTGGCATTGATTTAGTTGAAATTCAAAAAATAAGAGAAATAGGATTAGAAAAATTTAAAAATCGTATTTTATCTGAAAAAGAAATCCTAGAGTATAATCTTATTCTAAATGAGAACAGAAAAGAAACGTATTTAGCAGGAAGATTTGCCGCTAAAGAAGCGCTATTTAAAGCCTTTAAAAAAGGTGATTTAACTGCTAACTATAAAGACTTTTCTATTTTAAACGATGAGTCTAACGCCCCATATGTTGAATCTAAATGGACTAAGGATGTAAAAGTACTCATTTCTATTAGTCACACAAAGGAATACGCAACAGCCTTTATCATAATAAATACGAGATAA
- a CDS encoding Tex family protein: MNEQIINEMISSLKISRKQIETVLLLLQEGNTIPFIARYRKEATGGLDEEQINAIHKEWDYANNLFNRKEDVIRLIDEKGLLTPELKQQILASTKLVEVEDLYRPFKEKKKTKATEAIAKGLEPLAKWLLTFPNEDVLKEASKYITEEVKTEKEAIEGALFIIAEIISDNAEYRKYIRNALYFQGTLVTSVKKDAVDEKKVYEMYYDYSEPIKAVKPHRVLALNRAEKEKVVSVKLDIDKEILTNYLEKQVILKDSKATQYLKDAIADSLKRLIFPSVEREIRSELTEKADDQAIEVFSENLQKLLLQAPLKGKMVLGVDPAFRTGCKFSVVDQRGQVLEKGVIYPHEKSIGQTVTQEQIEKSEKILVPIINKYKIELIAIGNGTASRETEKFIADLIKKFNLSAKYVIVNEAGASVYSASELAREEFPDFSVEERSAASIARRLQDPLSELVKIDPKSIGVGQYQHDVAPKKLNESLNFVVTQAVNQVGVNVNTASKALLMYVSGLNKSAAENIVNYRNKIGGYKNRAELTKVPRLGSKSYEQAVGFLRIPEGDEVLDMTAIHPESYGIAKEIMKKYALTGSMFGKDEIKPIIDGINKTELSKELNVDKYTLDDILDSFKAPLRDPRDQFSQPILKSDILKLEDLAVGMELEGTVRNVIDFGAFIDIGLKNDGLLHISKISKSYIKHPKDVLSVGDIVKVYVLNIDSVKQKVGLTMLKD, translated from the coding sequence ATGAACGAACAAATTATAAATGAAATGATAAGTAGTTTAAAAATATCTAGAAAGCAAATAGAAACAGTTCTCTTACTATTACAAGAGGGAAATACAATTCCATTTATTGCTAGATATCGTAAAGAAGCAACCGGTGGATTAGATGAAGAGCAAATTAATGCCATTCATAAAGAATGGGATTATGCTAATAATTTATTCAACCGAAAAGAAGATGTGATTAGACTGATTGATGAAAAAGGTTTATTAACACCTGAATTAAAACAACAAATTTTAGCTTCTACTAAATTAGTAGAAGTAGAAGATTTATATCGTCCATTTAAAGAAAAGAAAAAAACTAAGGCAACAGAAGCGATTGCTAAAGGTTTAGAACCTCTTGCAAAATGGTTATTAACTTTTCCAAATGAAGATGTCTTAAAAGAAGCATCTAAATACATAACAGAAGAAGTTAAAACAGAAAAAGAAGCAATTGAAGGAGCCTTATTTATTATTGCAGAAATCATTAGTGATAATGCAGAATATAGAAAATATATAAGAAATGCTTTATATTTCCAAGGTACTTTAGTAACTAGTGTTAAAAAAGATGCTGTAGATGAAAAAAAGGTTTATGAAATGTATTATGATTACAGTGAACCTATAAAAGCAGTTAAACCTCACCGTGTCTTAGCATTAAATAGAGCCGAAAAAGAAAAAGTTGTCTCAGTTAAATTAGATATTGATAAAGAAATATTAACTAATTATTTAGAAAAACAAGTCATTCTTAAAGACTCTAAGGCAACACAATACTTAAAAGATGCAATTGCAGATTCATTAAAACGACTTATCTTTCCTAGTGTTGAACGTGAAATTAGAAGTGAATTAACAGAAAAAGCAGACGATCAAGCCATTGAAGTCTTCTCTGAAAATTTACAAAAATTACTATTACAAGCACCATTAAAAGGTAAGATGGTACTAGGGGTTGACCCAGCATTTAGAACAGGATGTAAATTCTCTGTTGTAGATCAAAGAGGACAAGTCTTAGAAAAAGGTGTTATTTACCCGCATGAAAAATCTATTGGACAAACAGTAACCCAAGAACAAATAGAAAAATCAGAAAAAATATTAGTACCAATTATTAATAAATATAAAATAGAACTTATCGCAATCGGTAACGGAACTGCTTCTAGAGAAACAGAAAAGTTTATTGCAGACTTAATTAAGAAATTTAATTTAAGTGCTAAATACGTCATTGTCAATGAAGCAGGAGCTTCAGTTTATTCTGCAAGTGAATTAGCTCGTGAAGAATTCCCAGATTTTTCTGTAGAAGAAAGAAGTGCCGCTTCAATTGCTAGACGACTTCAAGACCCTCTATCAGAATTAGTGAAGATTGATCCTAAATCTATTGGTGTTGGACAATATCAACACGATGTTGCCCCTAAAAAATTAAACGAGTCTTTAAACTTTGTAGTAACACAAGCAGTTAACCAAGTTGGTGTGAATGTGAATACTGCATCTAAAGCACTTTTAATGTATGTTTCAGGACTTAATAAGTCTGCTGCTGAAAACATTGTTAATTACAGAAATAAAATAGGTGGTTATAAAAATAGAGCAGAATTAACCAAAGTTCCTAGATTAGGGTCAAAATCATATGAACAAGCAGTAGGGTTCTTAAGAATACCAGAAGGTGATGAAGTACTTGATATGACCGCAATCCACCCTGAAAGTTATGGTATTGCCAAAGAAATTATGAAAAAATATGCATTAACAGGTTCAATGTTTGGTAAAGATGAAATTAAGCCAATTATAGATGGTATCAATAAAACAGAGTTATCAAAAGAACTTAATGTAGATAAATATACCTTAGATGATATTCTAGACTCATTTAAAGCACCATTAAGAGATCCTAGAGATCAGTTCTCACAACCTATTCTAAAAAGTGATATTTTAAAACTGGAAGATTTAGCTGTTGGGATGGAACTTGAAGGAACAGTTAGAAATGTTATTGACTTTGGAGCGTTTATTGATATTGGTTTAAAAAATGATGGATTATTACATATTTCTAAGATTTCTAAATCATATATTAAACATCCAAAAGATGTATTAAGTGTTGGAGATATTGTAAAAGTATATGTATTAAATATTGATAGTGTTAAACAAAAAGTTGGTTTAACAATGTTAAAAGACTAA
- the speB gene encoding agmatinase — protein MKFNKVDLSFQSCVSNYEEADVVIYSVPMDATTSFRPGTRFAGNAIRVDSFGVEWYSPYRDRDLKNYKTVDTGDLDLPIGAVEDALNIVYDATKTILEDNKVPMMIGGEHLVTYPVLKAVKEKYDNLHVIHLDAHTDLREEFFGRELSHATFMRQAHKFLGDHKIFQFGIRSGDKHEFEWAKKHIHQQKFDFTGLDKVVEQLKDVPVYITIDLDVLDPAVFPGTGTPEAGGMQYKELLWAIDQFEKLNHIVGADIVELAPMLDPSGASTAVACKTLREMVLLLHKNIEKKNK, from the coding sequence ATGAAATTTAATAAAGTAGATTTATCTTTTCAAAGTTGTGTCAGTAATTATGAAGAAGCAGATGTAGTGATTTATAGTGTACCAATGGATGCTACTACATCATTTAGACCAGGAACTAGATTTGCAGGTAATGCAATTAGAGTAGATTCATTTGGTGTGGAATGGTATTCTCCTTATAGAGACCGTGATTTAAAGAATTATAAGACAGTGGATACTGGTGATTTAGATTTACCAATAGGGGCAGTAGAAGATGCTTTAAATATCGTTTATGATGCAACTAAGACAATCTTAGAAGATAATAAAGTACCTATGATGATTGGTGGAGAACATTTAGTAACATATCCAGTTTTAAAAGCAGTTAAAGAAAAATATGATAACTTACATGTCATTCATTTAGATGCACATACTGATTTAAGAGAAGAATTTTTTGGAAGAGAACTCTCACATGCAACATTTATGAGACAAGCCCATAAATTTTTAGGAGATCATAAGATTTTCCAATTTGGTATTAGAAGTGGTGATAAACATGAGTTTGAATGGGCTAAAAAACATATTCACCAACAAAAATTTGATTTTACAGGATTAGATAAAGTGGTTGAACAATTAAAAGATGTCCCTGTTTATATTACAATTGACTTAGATGTTTTAGATCCAGCTGTATTTCCTGGAACAGGAACACCTGAAGCAGGTGGAATGCAATATAAAGAACTTTTATGGGCGATTGATCAATTTGAAAAACTAAACCATATTGTTGGAGCAGATATTGTTGAATTAGCACCAATGTTAGATCCATCAGGAGCTTCAACTGCGGTTGCTTGTAAAACACTAAGAGAAATGGTTTTATTGTTACATAAAAATATAGAAAAAAAGAATAAGTAA
- a CDS encoding phosphotransferase produces the protein MNLALYKEFDEYKDIKEINKGWSNDFKYIATFSNKKVIIRISDIKYYEKRKQQYEYLKILNNKNLNIPRTIAFGILDNQYVYTILTYLEGEDANDIITSYSEEKQYQLGIQAGNILKEINNTKITRNKKTWYQRYQTKIANKIEKSKEYQSIIPEYHRIINYIYQNMALVKYRRDFLCHTDFHLGNMVIYNEQIYVIDFDKMGLEDNYGEFKPFIWNVMKSIPFQNGLINSYFNNKVPDQFFKVLALYAAESIISHIPWAHGFNEKEVLVALEVANQTLSYFDNFNQYIPTWYKDYQYE, from the coding sequence GTGAATCTAGCTTTATATAAGGAATTTGATGAATATAAGGATATCAAAGAAATTAACAAAGGATGGAGTAACGATTTTAAGTATATTGCTACTTTTTCTAATAAAAAAGTGATTATTAGAATATCTGATATCAAATATTATGAAAAAAGAAAACAACAATACGAATATTTAAAGATATTAAATAATAAAAATTTAAACATCCCAAGAACAATAGCCTTTGGTATACTAGATAATCAGTATGTATATACAATACTTACATATCTAGAAGGTGAAGATGCGAATGATATAATCACTAGTTATAGTGAAGAAAAGCAATATCAGCTTGGCATACAAGCAGGTAATATTTTAAAAGAAATTAATAACACTAAAATTACTAGAAATAAAAAGACATGGTACCAAAGATACCAAACTAAAATAGCTAATAAAATAGAAAAGTCAAAAGAATATCAATCAATCATTCCTGAATATCATAGAATTATTAATTATATTTATCAAAATATGGCATTAGTTAAATATCGAAGAGATTTTCTTTGTCACACAGATTTCCATTTAGGAAACATGGTTATTTATAATGAACAGATTTATGTTATTGATTTTGATAAAATGGGTTTAGAAGATAATTATGGTGAGTTTAAACCATTTATTTGGAACGTCATGAAAAGTATTCCTTTTCAAAACGGCTTAATCAATAGTTATTTTAATAATAAAGTGCCTGACCAATTTTTTAAAGTATTAGCATTATACGCAGCTGAATCTATTATTTCTCACATTCCATGGGCACATGGATTTAACGAAAAAGAAGTTTTAGTAGCGTTAGAAGTGGCCAATCAAACTTTAAGTTATTTTGATAATTTTAATCAATATATACCTACATGGTACAAGGACTATCAATATGAATAA
- a CDS encoding PadR family transcriptional regulator translates to METQLKRGVIEIYVLAQLRKKESYGYEIVSTLSKYIEISESTLYPILRRLEVADELETYSVIHNGRNRKYYKITKKGIKHIEEFLDAWQDIIQTYDQISNDYEEVK, encoded by the coding sequence ATGGAAACACAACTTAAAAGAGGCGTAATTGAAATATACGTTTTAGCTCAACTAAGAAAAAAAGAATCTTATGGTTATGAAATTGTCTCAACATTATCAAAGTATATAGAAATATCAGAATCTACACTCTATCCTATACTAAGAAGATTGGAAGTTGCAGATGAGTTAGAAACATATAGTGTTATACATAATGGTAGAAATAGAAAATACTATAAAATAACAAAAAAAGGAATTAAGCATATAGAAGAGTTTCTAGATGCATGGCAAGATATCATACAAACATATGATCAGATATCTAATGATTATGAAGAGGTGAAATAA
- a CDS encoding cyclase family protein, producing the protein MNKIIDLTMELTTETQSYPGDSKIEILRNKTYQKDGYTLFDVKMNMHVGTHIETMMHLSEDLRYIKDIQLEYFYGSATLISQPNEKVITWDEKYNTMNIEKIVLIHTGFDVYQNTDTYFLEHPILSESFIDKLIEKGIKVIGIDFPSPDYFPYLIHKKLFENEIFIIENLTNLKSLIKYESFIFSALPLKIQTEASPVRAVAIIKK; encoded by the coding sequence ATGAATAAAATAATTGATCTAACAATGGAATTAACAACTGAAACACAAAGCTATCCAGGAGATTCTAAAATTGAGATTCTAAGAAATAAAACATATCAAAAAGATGGGTATACTCTTTTTGATGTAAAAATGAATATGCATGTAGGAACCCACATAGAAACAATGATGCATCTATCAGAAGATTTACGATATATTAAGGATATTCAATTAGAATATTTTTATGGGTCAGCAACCTTAATCAGTCAACCTAACGAAAAAGTAATTACTTGGGATGAAAAATACAATACAATGAATATTGAAAAAATAGTATTAATTCATACAGGATTTGATGTTTATCAAAATACCGATACCTACTTTTTAGAACATCCTATATTAAGTGAATCATTTATAGATAAACTGATTGAAAAAGGAATAAAAGTGATTGGAATAGATTTTCCAAGTCCTGATTATTTTCCTTATTTAATCCATAAAAAACTATTTGAAAATGAAATATTTATTATAGAAAACTTAACTAACTTAAAATCATTAATTAAATATGAATCATTTATATTTAGTGCCTTACCACTTAAGATACAAACAGAAGCTTCACCAGTAAGAGCAGTAGCAATCATTAAAAAATAA
- a CDS encoding DUF1700 domain-containing protein, whose amino-acid sequence MKNILRKIENNLNGMTKEQKTEILEYYEEMINDRLEHGETLINIEKSIDYNEIRKNYLPKAIYQSKNKNVKESFKVSAKLFLYLISSPFWIPLAIIYFVIIFVMWVFIFSMGLITLLVPISIFVWMFRIIFDTYSASSTLLTIGYGFILIGLIIPLGYFMIKLFKHINDTLIRVFSKLVGGNKKEVIIK is encoded by the coding sequence ATGAAAAATATACTAAGAAAAATAGAAAATAATCTAAACGGAATGACTAAAGAACAAAAAACAGAAATCCTAGAGTACTATGAAGAAATGATTAATGATCGCTTAGAACACGGCGAAACTCTTATAAATATAGAAAAATCTATTGATTACAATGAAATCAGAAAAAATTATTTGCCTAAAGCAATTTATCAAAGTAAAAATAAAAATGTAAAAGAAAGCTTTAAAGTATCAGCTAAATTATTTTTATATTTAATCTCTAGCCCATTTTGGATACCACTTGCGATCATTTACTTTGTCATTATATTTGTCATGTGGGTATTTATATTTTCTATGGGACTTATTACACTCTTAGTTCCAATCAGTATCTTTGTATGGATGTTTAGAATTATTTTTGATACATATTCTGCATCAAGTACATTATTAACAATAGGATATGGATTTATCTTAATTGGATTAATTATCCCTTTAGGATATTTTATGATAAAACTATTTAAACATATCAATGATACTTTAATTAGAGTTTTTAGTAAATTAGTTGGTGGCAATAAAAAAGAGGTAATTATAAAATGA
- the whiA gene encoding DNA-binding protein WhiA, protein MSFAKMVKEELATINKMQDEQLSELAAFMHLNVELEIKNHEKMLWFKTTNPTVARRFLTLVKTLYKTDATLMTSQEHNFKKKNSIHIGIKENVDQILSEHDLFYEQENLELLTQTVETKTAYLRGCFLSSGSVNHPKTGEYHLEIYSDNPTKMVFIQRLMNEFNLNAKITQRRNGYIAYLKEAECIADFLRYIGAVETVFLYDDIRIKRDFNNSINRVINMELANEKKVIQAASEQIEDIEIIEKKIDLNTLSDKIIKAMNLRKKYPDTSLSELTTLYLKEYQETISKSGLNHRYMKIKELANQVRNDENGR, encoded by the coding sequence ATGTCTTTTGCTAAAATGGTTAAAGAAGAACTAGCAACTATTAATAAAATGCAAGATGAGCAGCTTTCAGAATTAGCTGCTTTTATGCATTTGAATGTGGAGTTGGAAATTAAAAATCATGAAAAAATGTTATGGTTTAAAACAACTAACCCGACAGTTGCAAGAAGATTTTTAACTTTAGTAAAAACACTTTATAAAACAGATGCAACCTTAATGACAAGTCAAGAACATAATTTTAAGAAGAAAAACAGTATTCATATTGGTATAAAAGAAAATGTTGATCAAATCTTATCAGAACATGACTTGTTTTATGAACAAGAGAATTTAGAACTATTAACTCAGACTGTTGAAACAAAAACAGCCTATCTTAGAGGATGCTTCCTATCATCAGGATCAGTCAACCATCCTAAAACAGGGGAATATCACTTAGAAATATATAGTGATAATCCGACTAAAATGGTCTTTATTCAAAGACTAATGAATGAATTTAATCTAAATGCTAAAATTACTCAAAGAAGAAACGGCTATATTGCCTATTTAAAAGAAGCTGAATGTATCGCAGACTTTCTAAGATATATTGGCGCTGTTGAAACAGTTTTTTTATATGATGATATTAGGATTAAAAGAGATTTTAATAATTCAATCAATAGAGTGATTAACATGGAATTAGCTAATGAAAAAAAGGTCATTCAAGCAGCATCAGAACAAATAGAAGATATTGAAATAATTGAAAAAAAAATAGATTTAAACACGCTAAGTGATAAAATCATTAAAGCAATGAATCTAAGAAAAAAATACCCTGATACAAGTTTAAGTGAACTAACAACCTTATATCTTAAAGAATATCAAGAAACCATTAGTAAATCAGGGCTTAATCATCGTTATATGAAAATAAAAGAGTTAGCAAATCAAGTTAGGAATGATGAAAATGGACGTTAA